DNA sequence from the Veillonellaceae bacterium genome:
GCGGCCGCAGATAATCGGTTTTGCCTGTTACATTTGGAATATTGATATGACGCTAAAATTAGCTGACTTAGTTAAGAAGGTTATGCCTGATGTCCGAATTATATTAGGCGGCCCGGAAGTTTCATACGATCCACTCAGTATTTTAAAGTCTTACAATTGTATCGATTATATTATTTTAGGTGAGGGTGAAGAAACTTTTCGGGAGCTAGTTAAGGCTTTGCTAGGCAAAGGAGATGTATACTCAATTGCTGGACTGGCGTTCCGGGGTAAGAATGGTGAACTTATAGAAGGATGCTCTCAGGTAGTAGAGGAGTTGGACAGCATCCCATTTGCCTATAATGACACAGATATGGACGAACTGGGTGACAAAATCATTTATTATGAAAGCTCACGGGGGTGTCCGTTTTCATGTCAGTACTGCTTGTCAAGCGTGACAGCCGGGGTGCGTTATTATAGTTTAGCGCGCGTTTTTAAGGATTTACAGTATTTTGTCGATCATAACGTACGACAAGTAAAGTTTGTAGATCGGACCTTTAATGCGAATAAACAACATTACCTGCCTATTTTAAAGTTTCTGGCAAAACAGGAATGCCGTACTAATTTTCATTTTGAAATAGCTGCAGATATTTTAGATGACGAAGTGATAGAGTTTCTTAAAACTGTACCCAAAGGACGGTTTCAATTTGAAGTTGGTATTCAGTCAACAAATGAGCAGACTTTAAACGAAATTCGCCGTAATAATAATTGGCCCAAAATTGTCAGCACAGTATCTAAGGTTTTATCTTACGGTAATATCCATATGCATCTGGATTTGATTGTTGGTCTGCCGTATGAAGATATGGATAAGTTTCGTAAATCGTTCAATGATATATTTAAGTTGGCACCGGATATGCTTCAAATTGGCTTTCTAAAATTGTTAAAAGGCTCTGGTGTACGAAACCGTGCGCAGCAGCATGGTTATATTTATATGGATATTCCGCCATATGAAGTTTTATCAAATAAATATATGGGTTATAACGAGTTTCGGGAGTTAAAGCTATTAGAAGATTTGTTTAATCATTTATATAATAGCGGACGTTTTAGGCGGACTTTACCGTTTTTAATTAATGAAAAGTTTGATGGTGACGCATTTGTCTTATTTCGCAGCCTGACTGCATATTGGGAGTCAAATGGGCTGCATATGAAGGCGCAAAGTGTAAAATCACTTTTTGAACACATCAAAGGGTTTTGTGCCAGGATATTAGATAATAAGCAGTTTAAGAGCTTGTTAGATTTACTAAAATTTGATGCCTTAATGAGTGATAATGGCAATATCCGTCCAGAGTTTTTATCATGGAATTATGACAAGTGGAATGATGAAAAATCTGCTTTTTGGCGCAATGAAATGCTCGCTAAGAAGTATCTACCTCAATATCGATTTACTACATGGCGAGATATTAAGAAAAAATATCATATTGAAGTATTCGAGACAAAATTGCCTGATTATATGAACTTCCTGCCAGATTGTGAAGGCAAGAGCGTTATATTATTCGACTATACTAATTCGGAACCAGAATATCAGCAGTTAAATCAAGAAGATTTCTGGCCTGAGGGAGGCTAAACGAATGCGTTATAACGTCTATTCAGACCATTTGAAAAAACGATATGGAGAAAAGGTTTACAAGCTTCCAATCAGTTTACCAGTGACATGTCCCAATCGAGACGGAACCTGCGGACTAAACGGCTGTGTCTTCTGCGGTGAAATCGGAGCAGGGTATGAAAACCTTCCAGCAACGATGACGGTAAGTACCCAAATTGCGGCCAATAAGGCTCATATAGGACCTAAATATAAGGCTACTAAGTATATTCCTTACTTTCAGAACTTTAGTAATACGTATTTACCGTTAGTACAACTAGAACAATATTTACTTGAGGCTTGCCAGGAAGATATAGTTGGGATTGCTATTGCGACCAGACCCGATTGCATAAATGACAGATAT
Encoded proteins:
- a CDS encoding B12-binding domain-containing radical SAM protein, with amino-acid sequence MQVLLTTLNAKYIHSSLALRNLKSYCQSMGSEIDVREYTINNTLLDILADLFVRRPQIIGFACYIWNIDMTLKLADLVKKVMPDVRIILGGPEVSYDPLSILKSYNCIDYIILGEGEETFRELVKALLGKGDVYSIAGLAFRGKNGELIEGCSQVVEELDSIPFAYNDTDMDELGDKIIYYESSRGCPFSCQYCLSSVTAGVRYYSLARVFKDLQYFVDHNVRQVKFVDRTFNANKQHYLPILKFLAKQECRTNFHFEIAADILDDEVIEFLKTVPKGRFQFEVGIQSTNEQTLNEIRRNNNWPKIVSTVSKVLSYGNIHMHLDLIVGLPYEDMDKFRKSFNDIFKLAPDMLQIGFLKLLKGSGVRNRAQQHGYIYMDIPPYEVLSNKYMGYNEFRELKLLEDLFNHLYNSGRFRRTLPFLINEKFDGDAFVLFRSLTAYWESNGLHMKAQSVKSLFEHIKGFCARILDNKQFKSLLDLLKFDALMSDNGNIRPEFLSWNYDKWNDEKSAFWRNEMLAKKYLPQYRFTTWRDIKKKYHIEVFETKLPDYMNFLPDCEGKSVILFDYTNSEPEYQQLNQEDFWPEGG